From a single Pedosphaera parvula Ellin514 genomic region:
- a CDS encoding beta-ketoacyl synthase N-terminal-like domain-containing protein — translation MSRIYIAGCGAVSPAGWSVQQLCDAIHAAAPIPVKPLTRPGWPNPLTVRQVVSADPKPSFMGHARLRRTSPITQYVVSAALEALGDDLALVRNGTLRLGIVLCVMSGCVNYTRRFFDETVKDPSTASPLIFPETVFNAPSSHIATLLGTKSMNYSIVGDPGTFLQGLALGAQWLAQGNVDGCLVLAGEECDWLTSDAFRHFSRKIILSDGAGAIYLKAGVPGNSSVELRSITDSHLFSRDHRRDQAIQRVAEQLPPCSPDHLLCDGLQGVPRIDAPEIAAWKSWNGARVSPKSILGEGLMAAASWQCIHAIQALRMDLYPAASVSVLGCNQQAIGAHFTATKGV, via the coding sequence ATGAGTAGGATTTACATTGCCGGTTGTGGGGCCGTTTCGCCTGCAGGATGGAGTGTTCAGCAACTTTGCGATGCAATTCATGCCGCTGCACCAATCCCTGTAAAACCCCTGACACGACCAGGCTGGCCAAACCCGCTCACAGTTCGGCAAGTGGTTTCGGCCGATCCCAAACCCTCCTTCATGGGTCATGCACGGCTGCGACGCACCAGCCCAATAACCCAGTATGTCGTCTCGGCAGCATTGGAAGCTCTGGGTGACGACCTGGCATTAGTCAGGAACGGCACGTTACGATTGGGTATTGTGCTCTGCGTCATGTCGGGCTGCGTTAACTACACTCGACGCTTCTTTGACGAGACGGTGAAAGATCCTTCAACCGCCAGCCCGCTGATTTTTCCCGAGACGGTTTTTAATGCTCCCTCCAGTCATATCGCCACCCTGCTCGGGACGAAGTCGATGAACTACTCGATTGTCGGTGATCCCGGAACGTTTCTTCAGGGCCTGGCTTTGGGCGCTCAATGGCTTGCCCAGGGGAATGTGGACGGATGTTTGGTGCTGGCCGGGGAAGAATGTGATTGGCTAACTTCCGATGCATTCAGGCATTTTTCTCGTAAAATCATTCTTAGCGACGGCGCTGGTGCAATCTATTTGAAAGCAGGTGTTCCGGGAAACTCATCGGTTGAGTTGCGATCCATAACTGACTCCCATCTCTTTTCAAGGGACCACCGGAGAGACCAGGCCATTCAGCGCGTAGCCGAGCAACTGCCACCCTGCTCACCCGATCATCTCCTTTGCGATGGTCTTCAGGGCGTTCCTCGAATTGACGCCCCCGAAATCGCCGCCTGGAAAAGTTGGAACGGTGCGCGGGTTTCGCCAAAGAGTATCTTGGGCGAAGGATTGATGGCGGCAGCCAGTTGGCAATGCATCCATGCAATCCAGGCACTGAGAATGGATCTTTACCCGGCAGCCAGCGTGAGCGTGTTGGGCTGTAATCAACAAGCCATCGGCGCCCACTTTACCGCAACCAAGGGTGTCTGA
- a CDS encoding acyl carrier protein, translating into MEELAILKQRIKSMMVENLMLQITADEIKDDQPLFGPESLGLDSVDALQLVVALEKNFGVKIVSKEAAKDILHTVNTIAEAIQKKKAEASQA; encoded by the coding sequence ATGGAAGAACTAGCAATCCTTAAACAACGGATTAAGTCGATGATGGTGGAGAACCTGATGCTTCAGATCACCGCCGACGAGATTAAAGACGATCAGCCCCTTTTCGGACCTGAAAGCCTCGGCTTGGATTCAGTGGACGCGCTTCAGCTGGTGGTGGCGCTGGAAAAAAACTTTGGCGTCAAGATCGTCAGCAAGGAAGCCGCCAAGGACATCCTGCATACCGTAAACACCATCGCGGAGGCAATTCAGAAGAAGAAAGCAGAAGCAAGTCAGGCCTGA
- a CDS encoding NAD(P)/FAD-dependent oxidoreductase, whose translation METATYDALIIGGGPGGSAAATYLAKAGKRVLVLEKEHFPRFHIGESLLPYNQQIFREMGVSPALEAAGFVKKYGAQFHIGNGSKSIGFVFRQGKMTREPEAMQVERAAFDHLLMKHARSSGAEIREGWTVAKYSSDCCGVSIDARDQSGQSQIFKAKFLIDASGRGNVTGNQDGQRQFHPKLKKVAVFGHFTGVKVDPGERGGDTVIVRLENKWFWLIPISREKTSVGCVMDQEEFAAAKQSPAEIFNRIVQSSQPMVQRMSDAKSAGNFQTTTDFSYTNKSFTGQRLIRIGDAAGFMDPIFSAGVYLAMFSGKLAAQLVIKSLEGHHDGSRLMKAYEKRVRSSMRFYWEMVENFYTKPFMDIFFEPREKFNLVAAVNAALAGELEGGWKMQWRMRLFFFIVRLQAKYPLVPRITWA comes from the coding sequence ATGGAAACAGCGACTTACGACGCTTTGATAATCGGTGGCGGCCCTGGAGGCAGTGCCGCTGCAACTTATCTTGCCAAAGCGGGTAAACGCGTGCTGGTGCTGGAAAAGGAACATTTCCCCCGCTTTCATATCGGCGAATCGCTCCTACCCTATAATCAACAGATTTTTCGCGAAATGGGTGTTTCACCCGCCTTGGAAGCCGCCGGTTTCGTTAAGAAGTACGGCGCTCAATTTCACATTGGCAATGGTTCGAAGAGTATTGGCTTCGTTTTCCGCCAGGGCAAAATGACCCGTGAACCGGAGGCCATGCAGGTGGAACGCGCAGCCTTCGACCATCTCTTGATGAAGCATGCGCGCAGTTCAGGTGCAGAGATTCGTGAAGGCTGGACCGTGGCCAAATACAGTAGCGATTGTTGTGGGGTAAGCATCGATGCTCGTGACCAGTCAGGCCAGTCACAAATTTTCAAAGCGAAATTCCTGATCGATGCCAGTGGACGCGGCAACGTCACGGGCAATCAGGATGGCCAACGCCAGTTTCATCCCAAGCTCAAAAAGGTCGCTGTTTTTGGCCATTTCACAGGTGTCAAAGTTGATCCCGGTGAAAGAGGTGGTGATACCGTGATCGTTCGTCTTGAAAATAAGTGGTTTTGGCTGATTCCAATTTCCAGGGAAAAGACCAGCGTGGGTTGTGTCATGGATCAGGAGGAGTTTGCCGCGGCAAAGCAATCGCCAGCAGAAATCTTCAATCGGATTGTTCAATCCAGCCAACCCATGGTTCAACGGATGAGCGATGCAAAATCGGCTGGAAATTTCCAAACCACCACTGACTTTTCCTATACCAACAAGAGTTTTACCGGCCAGAGATTGATCCGCATTGGTGATGCGGCCGGTTTCATGGACCCAATTTTCTCCGCTGGTGTTTATCTGGCCATGTTCTCTGGAAAGCTCGCGGCTCAACTGGTCATCAAATCACTCGAGGGCCACCATGACGGCTCTCGTTTGATGAAGGCCTATGAGAAACGCGTCCGTTCTTCCATGCGATTCTACTGGGAAATGGTGGAAAATTTTTACACCAAACCGTTCATGGACATATTTTTCGAACCGCGCGAAAAGTTTAACCTGGTAGCCGCGGTCAACGCAGCCCTTGCCGGAGAACTGGAAGGCGGTTGGAAAATGCAATGGCGTATGCGCCTCTTCTTCTTCATTGTGCGACTTCAAGCCAAGTACCCTCTGGTTCCCCGCATCACCTGGGCCTAA
- a CDS encoding NAD(P)/FAD-dependent oxidoreductase: MAAPTRGNVYDVVVIGGALSGASTAILLLRERPGLRILIVEKSAAFTRRVGEATVEISTYFLTHSLGLMQYLNETHLNKQGLRFWFANEQSKTLAEGSEIGGRYMARVPAFLVDRATMDEEVLRRACGMGAELCRMANVQTVELAAGGNQKISIKYQDRLEQVESRWVVDASGVAATLARQQGWWRANTEHPTTSVWSRWKGVKDWDGIDLAKKFPCWAKACYGTRGTATNHLMGDGWWAWMIALKGGDVSIGVVFDQRIVNWPEGGSMGQRLKEFLLKHPVARELMADAEWTEGDVHWRKNLPYLSTTFAGDGFSLVGDAAGFIDPFYSPGMDWIAFTATCTAQLILAQQRGESIAAKLQMNNLNFSNSYKRWFEAIYQDKYEYIGDYELLRLAFLMDLGCYYLGVASQPFKRGVVGLTEPIFTTTPSIPFYYFIRTYNRRFAKMARSRRARNCLGAKNNGRRFMFKGYSFAPGSAMPIVKAIAGWGLLELKEGWRTWFQSKKKVSAVPGPMHDTAIVRPSP, encoded by the coding sequence ATGGCCGCGCCAACCAGGGGAAATGTTTATGATGTGGTAGTTATCGGCGGTGCGTTGTCTGGTGCGTCGACCGCAATCCTGCTCCTGCGCGAACGTCCCGGGCTGCGGATTTTGATTGTTGAAAAATCCGCGGCTTTTACGCGCCGGGTAGGGGAGGCGACAGTTGAGATCAGTACCTACTTCCTTACTCATTCCCTGGGGCTCATGCAGTATTTGAATGAGACTCATTTGAATAAGCAGGGCCTAAGGTTTTGGTTCGCAAATGAGCAGTCGAAGACACTGGCTGAGGGCAGCGAGATAGGCGGCCGCTACATGGCGCGTGTGCCGGCTTTTTTAGTGGATCGTGCCACGATGGATGAAGAGGTGCTTCGCCGTGCCTGCGGGATGGGGGCAGAGCTGTGTCGAATGGCCAACGTGCAGACAGTCGAATTGGCAGCTGGTGGCAATCAGAAAATCAGCATTAAATATCAGGATCGACTGGAACAAGTTGAGTCACGGTGGGTGGTTGATGCCTCGGGGGTGGCTGCGACTCTGGCGCGCCAGCAAGGGTGGTGGAGGGCCAATACCGAGCATCCAACAACCTCAGTATGGTCCCGCTGGAAGGGCGTAAAGGATTGGGATGGTATTGATCTCGCGAAAAAATTTCCCTGTTGGGCGAAGGCTTGTTACGGAACTCGAGGAACAGCCACAAACCACTTGATGGGGGATGGCTGGTGGGCCTGGATGATTGCACTCAAAGGCGGCGATGTAAGTATTGGCGTGGTATTTGATCAGCGCATTGTGAACTGGCCGGAAGGAGGATCCATGGGCCAGCGCCTGAAGGAGTTCCTGTTAAAACATCCCGTTGCCAGGGAATTAATGGCTGATGCTGAATGGACTGAGGGCGACGTTCATTGGCGGAAAAATCTTCCATACTTGAGCACGACCTTCGCGGGTGACGGTTTTTCGTTGGTTGGCGATGCTGCCGGGTTTATTGATCCGTTTTATAGTCCGGGGATGGATTGGATCGCCTTCACCGCCACATGTACGGCGCAGTTGATTTTGGCGCAGCAACGAGGGGAATCAATTGCCGCAAAGCTCCAGATGAACAATCTTAACTTCAGCAACTCGTACAAGCGTTGGTTCGAGGCTATTTATCAGGATAAATATGAGTATATCGGGGATTATGAATTGCTTCGCCTGGCTTTCCTGATGGATCTTGGTTGTTACTACCTTGGAGTGGCTTCCCAGCCTTTCAAACGGGGAGTTGTTGGATTGACGGAACCTATATTTACAACAACGCCGTCAATTCCATTCTATTATTTCATCCGCACCTATAATCGGAGATTTGCGAAAATGGCCCGCTCACGGCGAGCCCGGAACTGCCTTGGAGCAAAAAATAATGGTCGCCGGTTTATGTTTAAAGGCTACAGCTTTGCTCCCGGTAGTGCCATGCCTATTGTGAAGGCTATCGCCGGATGGGGATTGTTGGAATTGAAGGAGGGTTGGAGAACCTGGTTCCAATCGAAAAAAAAGGTGTCTGCGGTTCCTGGGCCCATGCACGATACAGCCATTGTCAGACCCTCGCCCTAG
- a CDS encoding DUF4340 domain-containing protein — protein MNRKTFLILIVLLVVLGAAGLLLRNSHQQESNSGEQGSGQKVLGDKFEVNDVARLAIKQGTSEVNLVKKDDLWRVKERNNYHASFDAIREFLMKAKDLKVVQKEEIGASQLPRLELASGPGTSGVVVDFKDKDDKSLKALTLGKQHSRKPQRETQSQFGDEGMADGRYVMVSTDTKNALLVADPLSNVEAKPEQWLNKAFFKIEKPKSIVVEFQNSTNSWKLTRDSEAGEWKLADVKPGEQLDSGKVAGVSSPFASPSFNDVNVSSKPEELGLDKPTVVTVNTFDDFTYAVKVGKKSGDDYPIALTVSANLPKERTPAKDEKPEDKDKNEKAFKEKQKQLEDRLKQEKAFEGWTYLLPAWNVDPVLKDRKDLMVDKKDEKAKDSANSSDSSSAAALAPLAPEVK, from the coding sequence ATGAATCGGAAAACATTTCTTATTCTCATAGTTCTGTTGGTTGTTTTGGGCGCAGCTGGGTTGTTGCTTCGAAATAGTCACCAGCAGGAATCCAATAGCGGTGAGCAGGGCTCCGGCCAAAAGGTGTTGGGCGACAAATTTGAAGTAAACGATGTCGCGCGTCTCGCCATCAAACAGGGAACCAGCGAAGTCAACCTGGTCAAGAAGGATGACCTTTGGCGTGTGAAGGAACGTAACAACTACCACGCGAGCTTTGACGCCATTCGTGAATTTCTGATGAAAGCAAAGGACCTCAAGGTGGTGCAAAAGGAAGAAATTGGTGCGTCACAGTTGCCCCGCCTGGAACTCGCCTCCGGACCTGGTACATCTGGCGTCGTAGTGGACTTTAAGGACAAAGACGATAAAAGCCTTAAGGCACTCACTTTGGGTAAGCAGCATTCCCGCAAGCCACAGCGCGAAACTCAATCACAATTCGGTGATGAAGGGATGGCTGATGGGCGTTATGTCATGGTTTCAACAGATACAAAGAATGCGTTGCTCGTAGCAGATCCATTGAGCAACGTGGAAGCGAAACCGGAGCAGTGGCTCAATAAAGCCTTCTTCAAAATTGAGAAACCAAAGTCCATCGTTGTGGAATTTCAGAACAGCACGAATTCGTGGAAGCTGACCAGGGATTCTGAAGCTGGTGAATGGAAACTGGCAGACGTAAAACCGGGAGAACAGCTTGATTCTGGAAAAGTTGCGGGTGTCTCCAGTCCGTTTGCGTCGCCTTCTTTCAACGATGTTAATGTCAGTTCCAAACCTGAAGAACTTGGATTGGACAAACCAACTGTGGTGACGGTAAATACCTTCGACGACTTCACTTATGCGGTAAAAGTAGGCAAGAAATCGGGTGATGATTATCCTATTGCTTTGACCGTTTCTGCGAACCTGCCTAAGGAACGCACGCCAGCAAAGGATGAAAAGCCTGAAGATAAGGATAAGAATGAGAAGGCTTTTAAGGAAAAGCAGAAACAGCTTGAAGATCGCCTGAAGCAGGAGAAGGCCTTCGAAGGCTGGACTTATCTTTTGCCTGCCTGGAATGTCGATCCGGTGCTCAAGGACCGAAAGGATCTGATGGTGGATAAGAAGGATGAGAAGGCGAAAGACTCTGCCAACTCATCGGATTCCAGTTCGGCTGCCGCATTAGCGCCGCTGGCACCCGAAGTTAAATAA
- a CDS encoding ABC transporter permease, with protein MSAFGNIKTVAKRELVAYFASPVAYVVIVIFLLLNGFFTFMLGGFFERGEASLVSFFTWHPWLYLFLVPAVGMRLWSEERRQGTMELLLTMPITPWQAIVGKFLASWLFLGIALALTFPIAMTVNYLGSPDNGVIFASYVGSFLMAGAYLAITSMTSAMTRNQVVSFIISVVICFLLILVGYPPVTNFLYRVMNFGPGVVETVASFSFMTHFDGFQKGILDSRDLIFFLSVMLFSLFTTGVIIREHRAG; from the coding sequence ATGAGTGCCTTCGGTAATATCAAAACCGTAGCCAAGCGCGAGTTGGTTGCTTACTTTGCCTCCCCGGTCGCTTATGTGGTGATCGTGATATTCCTCCTCCTGAACGGATTTTTCACGTTCATGCTCGGTGGCTTCTTCGAACGCGGTGAAGCTTCCCTGGTTTCTTTCTTCACCTGGCATCCGTGGCTATATCTGTTCCTGGTGCCGGCGGTTGGAATGCGCTTGTGGTCAGAGGAAAGACGGCAGGGGACCATGGAACTGCTCTTGACCATGCCGATTACTCCGTGGCAGGCCATCGTCGGAAAATTCCTGGCTTCGTGGTTGTTCCTCGGGATTGCGTTGGCGTTGACATTCCCCATTGCAATGACAGTGAACTATCTTGGAAGTCCGGATAACGGAGTCATCTTTGCCAGCTATGTGGGAAGCTTTCTGATGGCCGGCGCCTATCTGGCAATCACCAGCATGACTTCGGCGATGACCCGCAATCAGGTCGTCAGTTTCATCATCTCGGTGGTGATTTGCTTCCTGTTGATTCTGGTGGGGTATCCTCCGGTAACGAACTTTTTATATCGGGTCATGAACTTCGGTCCGGGCGTGGTTGAAACTGTCGCCTCGTTCAGTTTCATGACGCACTTCGATGGATTCCAAAAGGGCATTCTGGATTCCCGAGACCTGATCTTCTTCTTGTCCGTGATGTTGTTCTCCTTGTTTACCACTGGAGTGATCATCCGTGAGCATCGGGCTGGTTAA
- a CDS encoding SDR family oxidoreductase: MTARVILITGANGGLGQSIARSFLQESKDNFVWLGVYSRRDRAEALAAEFPGSCREIQLDVTQPTAWQQAVAKITSESLRLDVLVNNAGFHEDGLLATLPAESWHKVISSNLDSVFHGCQAVMNTMISQRSGRIINIASLSALLAPAGQSNYAAAKAGVVAMTQSLAKEVARIGITVNAICPGYIETEAIRAMNDDERKAAQGKVPMRRFGRPEEVAAAVRFLACPEASYITGSVLKVDGGIF; this comes from the coding sequence ATGACAGCCAGAGTTATACTAATCACCGGAGCCAACGGCGGACTGGGTCAATCCATTGCCCGTTCTTTTCTGCAGGAATCAAAGGACAATTTTGTCTGGCTGGGGGTGTATAGTCGTCGTGATCGCGCTGAAGCGTTGGCAGCGGAATTTCCTGGAAGCTGCCGCGAGATTCAACTCGATGTCACTCAACCAACAGCCTGGCAGCAGGCCGTCGCTAAAATCACTAGCGAAAGCTTGCGCCTGGATGTGCTCGTGAATAATGCCGGTTTTCACGAGGACGGACTGTTGGCTACGCTGCCCGCCGAATCGTGGCACAAGGTGATTTCCTCCAACCTCGACTCCGTATTCCACGGATGCCAAGCAGTCATGAATACGATGATATCTCAACGAAGTGGACGCATTATAAATATTGCCTCCCTCAGCGCTCTGCTGGCTCCAGCGGGACAAAGTAATTACGCGGCCGCCAAGGCAGGCGTGGTTGCCATGACCCAATCGCTCGCCAAGGAAGTCGCTCGCATCGGGATAACCGTAAATGCCATTTGCCCCGGCTATATTGAAACTGAAGCAATTCGTGCTATGAATGATGACGAACGCAAAGCTGCCCAGGGGAAGGTTCCCATGCGGCGCTTTGGTCGCCCTGAGGAAGTCGCGGCCGCGGTGCGATTTCTGGCTTGTCCTGAAGCGAGTTACATCACAGGCTCTGTATTGAAGGTAGATGGCGGAATTTTTTAA
- a CDS encoding GldG family protein codes for MKKKAFETFIYSVVGVLVLLAVLIAFNAVTGTVKKRVDLTKEKAYTLSSGTKAILSKLDTPVKVRFYYSQSHGGDSVPMGLKTYAQNVEDLLSEYKQIAKGKLIIEKFDPQPDSDAEDSARLDGVEGQMLPDGEKFYLGLSVSMLDAKEALPFLTPERERLLEYDLSRAISRVVTPEKPVVGVMSPLPVFGAPANPMMARMGQQQQGQDPWIFISELKNDYTVKQVEMTADKIDDNVKVLVVIHPKDISDTAQFAIDQFIMRGGKLIAFLDATSLVDKNGSNPMMQLPGGGSSLDKLFKAWGIQFENTKVAADLNYKMQLMGRNGQPTDAPAFLSIPKEGINGDDVATSEIDNVWLPFCGVFSGTPVSGLKETILLKTTKDSALVDGVMASLSEDSVLKDFKPSGTEYALAIRLNGKFKTAFPNGKPEDKKDDKKEDKTAPALKSADSLKETKDENAVVLFGDADFIYDQFAVRQTQTIFGRSLEAMNGNLSMAQNLVEKLAGASELIDVRSRATMSRPFTRIREMDARAQKAFQSKIKGLEDSLQETQTKLNELQRGKENNGQRFIMSPEQQAELDKFKKKQVEVNRQLKLEKKQLAREKEGLQNRLKWKTSSACQLSL; via the coding sequence ATGAAAAAGAAAGCATTTGAGACATTTATTTATTCAGTGGTCGGCGTGCTGGTATTACTTGCGGTGTTGATCGCATTCAATGCGGTTACCGGCACGGTCAAGAAACGCGTCGATTTAACGAAGGAGAAGGCTTACACGCTCTCCTCGGGAACCAAGGCGATTTTATCCAAACTGGATACGCCGGTGAAGGTTCGTTTTTACTACTCACAATCACACGGAGGCGACTCGGTGCCGATGGGGTTAAAGACTTATGCCCAAAATGTGGAAGACCTGCTTTCCGAGTACAAGCAGATCGCAAAGGGAAAACTCATAATCGAGAAATTCGACCCACAACCGGATTCCGATGCCGAGGATTCAGCACGGCTGGATGGTGTGGAAGGTCAGATGCTGCCGGACGGAGAAAAGTTCTATTTAGGTCTCTCGGTCAGCATGTTAGATGCTAAAGAGGCGCTTCCATTCCTTACACCGGAACGTGAACGGCTGTTGGAATATGATTTGTCCCGCGCCATTTCGCGGGTGGTCACACCGGAAAAGCCAGTCGTTGGGGTGATGAGTCCCTTGCCGGTATTTGGAGCGCCTGCCAATCCAATGATGGCGCGCATGGGACAGCAGCAGCAAGGACAGGATCCCTGGATATTTATCAGCGAGCTGAAGAATGACTATACGGTGAAACAGGTGGAAATGACTGCCGACAAAATCGATGACAATGTTAAAGTCCTCGTAGTCATTCATCCCAAGGATATTTCCGACACAGCGCAATTCGCCATTGATCAGTTTATCATGCGCGGCGGCAAGCTCATCGCCTTCCTGGATGCAACCTCGTTGGTGGACAAGAACGGCTCGAATCCGATGATGCAATTGCCAGGAGGCGGGTCTTCACTGGACAAATTGTTCAAGGCCTGGGGCATTCAATTCGAAAACACGAAAGTAGCCGCGGACCTCAATTACAAGATGCAGTTAATGGGGAGAAATGGTCAGCCGACGGATGCACCCGCATTCCTCTCCATTCCGAAAGAGGGAATCAACGGGGATGATGTCGCGACCAGCGAGATCGACAATGTCTGGCTGCCGTTCTGCGGCGTTTTCAGTGGCACTCCCGTTTCCGGATTGAAGGAAACCATCCTGTTGAAGACCACCAAGGATTCAGCTCTGGTGGATGGGGTGATGGCAAGTCTTTCCGAAGACAGTGTGCTTAAAGACTTCAAACCCTCAGGCACGGAATATGCCCTCGCAATTCGACTCAACGGCAAATTCAAAACGGCTTTTCCAAACGGAAAACCTGAAGATAAGAAGGACGACAAGAAGGAAGATAAAACCGCGCCCGCTCTAAAATCTGCGGATAGTCTTAAGGAAACCAAGGACGAAAACGCCGTGGTTCTTTTTGGTGACGCCGACTTTATTTATGACCAGTTTGCGGTTCGACAAACGCAGACCATTTTCGGACGTTCCCTTGAGGCCATGAATGGCAATCTGAGCATGGCTCAGAACCTCGTCGAAAAGCTCGCCGGGGCCAGCGAACTCATCGACGTTCGCAGTCGGGCGACGATGAGCCGTCCGTTCACCCGTATTCGTGAAATGGATGCACGGGCTCAGAAGGCTTTTCAGAGCAAGATCAAGGGGCTGGAAGACAGCCTTCAGGAGACGCAAACAAAACTGAACGAATTGCAACGTGGCAAGGAAAACAATGGCCAACGCTTCATCATGTCTCCTGAACAACAAGCAGAATTGGATAAATTCAAAAAGAAGCAGGTTGAGGTGAACCGTCAGTTAAAACTCGAGAAAAAGCAGCTGGCTCGCGAAAAAGAGGGACTGCAAAATCGACTTAAATGGAAAACATCCTCGGCATGCCAGTTGTCGTTGTGA
- a CDS encoding beta-ketoacyl-[acyl-carrier-protein] synthase family protein has translation MLFPSPEKSGPPPRVVITGAGIVTSLGLGWDNNAEGFRTGRVAMNAISLFDVSRQRVKSGGEVQLPKSLPATGLSSRQESRLDRATKLLLLAAHEAWRQSGWQPSCDLPLVLGTTSGGMGLGENYYRQALNTPRNHRGQPSRVIQYQAQTQALSLTDAFGFSGPVTIIANACASGSNAIGHAWELLRAGHSQRVLTGGFDALSQLVFAGFDSLQALSTTQCRPFDANRDGLALGEGAGILTLETLDHAQNRGASILGEIVGYGSALDVHHLTQPHPEGNAALASMNAASHMANLSPSNIHYVNAHGTGTPLNDGAEAHAIRRWAGERAATLPVSSTKSGIGHLLGAAGAVEAIICLMALKGQWLPPTSTLQIPDTVCKFPIVREPGTARLEYVLSNSFGFGGANATLIFRRWS, from the coding sequence GTGCTGTTCCCCTCACCTGAAAAATCTGGTCCGCCTCCGCGCGTCGTCATTACCGGCGCAGGTATCGTCACTTCCCTCGGCCTTGGCTGGGATAATAACGCCGAAGGCTTCCGCACGGGCCGAGTTGCAATGAATGCAATATCTCTTTTTGATGTTTCCCGACAACGGGTCAAATCAGGCGGCGAAGTGCAATTGCCTAAATCACTCCCTGCCACTGGACTCAGCTCCCGGCAGGAAAGTCGTTTGGATCGAGCCACAAAACTCCTGCTCCTGGCCGCTCACGAGGCATGGCGGCAATCGGGCTGGCAACCTTCCTGTGACTTACCCTTGGTGCTGGGAACTACCAGCGGGGGCATGGGCCTGGGCGAAAACTATTATCGTCAGGCGCTTAACACTCCTCGGAATCATCGCGGCCAGCCTTCACGGGTAATCCAATATCAAGCGCAAACCCAGGCGCTCTCCCTCACCGATGCCTTTGGTTTCTCTGGTCCGGTGACCATCATTGCCAACGCGTGTGCTTCCGGTTCGAACGCCATCGGACATGCCTGGGAACTGTTGCGCGCAGGTCATAGTCAAAGGGTTCTCACCGGCGGATTCGATGCTCTCAGCCAACTTGTATTTGCCGGCTTCGACTCTCTCCAGGCTCTTTCCACGACTCAGTGTCGCCCCTTTGATGCAAATCGTGACGGCCTGGCGTTGGGTGAAGGGGCGGGCATTTTAACGCTTGAAACTCTCGACCATGCTCAAAATCGTGGCGCCAGTATTTTGGGCGAAATCGTTGGTTACGGTTCAGCCCTTGACGTGCATCATCTGACCCAACCACACCCGGAAGGAAATGCCGCTCTGGCATCGATGAATGCTGCGAGCCACATGGCGAACTTATCTCCTTCCAACATCCATTATGTCAATGCTCATGGTACCGGCACTCCTCTGAATGATGGTGCCGAAGCGCATGCGATTCGCCGCTGGGCCGGAGAGCGTGCTGCTACTTTGCCGGTGAGCTCAACGAAGTCGGGCATTGGGCACCTGTTGGGTGCCGCGGGAGCAGTCGAGGCCATAATTTGCCTGATGGCTCTGAAAGGCCAATGGTTGCCACCCACCTCAACCCTGCAAATCCCTGACACGGTCTGTAAGTTTCCCATAGTTCGAGAACCTGGTACCGCCCGATTGGAATATGTTTTGAGCAACTCATTTGGATTTGGCGGTGCCAATGCCACACTCATTTTTCGGAGGTGGTCATGA